The Helicoverpa armigera isolate CAAS_96S chromosome 7, ASM3070526v1, whole genome shotgun sequence genomic sequence TTCGGAGTTCAAGCGTAAAACGAAACGGTTGCTCTTGGGGTCGACGACCTCTTCTGTCAGTGAGAACTTGGGCAGCTGTTTAATGGTACAAATAAGGGAGATATCACCTTGTCTTAATTGAAACTCGATGTTGTCTGCTAAAGGCCTTGCTAGGAGCTCGTCGGAGATCAGAGACCATCTCTGTATGGGTCTGGTCTCCTGGTCAGCTGAGAGCACTGGACCTTCAACTAGGAAGGGTTCTAGGAAGGCACGTGGTGATGCGTCTTGGGAGAGGCAGCGTGCTAGGTGGGCGAGTACCTGAAGAGAAGGAAAGACAATATTCTATTTAAgattgttgaataaataaataaaggtattaGCAACGTGTGACCTTGTCATGAAGAGTTCTtctgtgttttggaaggcacgatTAGTGGatctttggcagtagttacTTATCATATACAGTCAGGAGCCAAAAAGTCTTACCGAGGAGTCCTACCAGGTTTGTCTGGTAATTGGGTTGAAGAGCTCAGATAAGCAGTTCTAGTAGAGCTGCATctagttacactggaagccgaccccaatatagttgggataACGCTAGACAGATAATGAATTTGTTACTCACAGAGTCAGCAGAATGTCGTGGCTGCTGGCGGGTGGCGCGGAGGTACTTCTGCAGCGCCCGCGCCAGCGACGGGAACACCGCCTGCGCCGCCTCGCGCGGGCCTAGCGCTCCGCCTGCACAACAGATCATTTGTCAAGTTATTATGTTTATAACGATGTTTTTGGGTGAGAATACTTGTCTTGTTTCTACAACTGATTCTGggtgtacataattatatacctagcgtacctacatttaaaaaataacgtttgaTTTAAACTGTAAGAATCAGATCTTATTACTTAGGACTTGTGCTACTTATTGGAGAACAATGCTTGgtagtgtccatggagtttcttgtcggttcttctccatgagaccaactctttggaaccgtgcacctaactttgacgtttcgaaagagctttgataggcctatttgaaataaaaaaaattgagtttgaaTTTATGTGATATGAAAATGTGCCTAGCTTAGTAAAGAAAGGCCCTAATcagtaaataagtaatatatgtaaaacaattaaaaaaaaaaagatttgtgTAATTTCTTTGGTGATTTAATGAGTTTATTCCTAATGATAACTTGAACTATGATACCAAATAAAAATTTCCACATACCATTAGTAGACACCCTGACGCGCCTGACATGCGCGAAGGCGTCCTCGGCGGCACACAGCAGTCTCGCGCGTCGCTTGCGCACGCGGCGCTCGCGCTCGGCCTCCTCGTAGTAGCGCTCGTTGTGCGCAGACCCCGAGTCGCGCCGCCGCCCAGACCCGCCCACTGAGCCCGACGCTGATCTGCAGTGGAGAACAAGTCAGACGGAGTTTAGAATGATTTGTAGCTGGCTGTTAGTAAAAGGAGGAGGAGACAAATTATCTCCATCTTCAAGACCAAAATACATGTTTATCAATCTAGTTGTTATAGTGTGCAAGTCagacaaaagataaaaaaaaaattgggattTATAACATGTCTAGCTCCTATACGGTAATGTTAGGGATCAAGACAAGACTTAAACCAAGATCTGATCAAGTGGCATTTATGGATCAACCACGAAGTATCCACCCACCTTTTTCTAGCCGCTTGCATGCCGCGTAAATTCGCGTACAATACAAGGGACTAGTGAACAAATTAATGTTCACTTGGCTAAACAATACGATTAAATAATAAGGAAAGATAGGCAAAAGAAAAACGTTTTTTATGCCCTTAAAAAACGTTGACTGATGTAAactctttaattaaaactactcGGAAGTCGAAACCGAGGCAGAAGCATTACAATTATTTCCTACCAACGAGCTTTCGGCAATCCGACGCGCTCTTTATAATGCGATTCGACACAGTTCTTTTTATATTAGGCATAGCTATGCCTAATCCATTAGGCATTAGACCGCGACGGGATActctataaataacaattaatatcgACTTCTAACTGTTAAATAAGTCGAGTTACTTTTTGTGAACTCGGttgaaatttaaattacaacaatttataagatacataatataatagaaaTGTTTCTCTTGGAGTCTCAAATAACAATTAGAAATTATTACCTTTTAAGTCAAACTAAATTATAGAAAGTCTCAAAAATGACTTACCTAGCTTGTCCAGGCGTTGCATTGGTAGACCCATCAACTTCATAGAACTTTATACTAGACTGGGCTTTCCTCTGCGATTTAGATATTGGTATCTTCTCCAAATATGGATTATATATCGGGAATTCCGTATAATACTTCTGCAGAACCCACACAGCTGCCCTCTGTATACTCAGCTGTCCAATCGCATATGATCTGCTCTCCCCATCAGGACTTCGTACAATCTTTATGTAATACACAGGCTCTAAATGCCTGATCTCCATTAAAATAACAGCTATATAATGTATAAACAATAAAGTATCCGCAAAACTGGATACGTAAGAGACTAAGGCATTGTAATCCATTGCTTCCTCGCCTAATGCAAGGGCTTTAGTTGCTTCAGTTATCTGCACAATGTAGAACAACCAGTAGGAAAATATACACACAGCTAAAATTACGAGTGTCATAGCTCTGAACACGAATATTCTTGGTAGGATTGCATTCCTTGGCCTTAGAAACACTGCCCACACTCCGATTGCAAGTAATACTAGTTTGAAGGCTAAGGAAAGGAGTATGCCTTTACATTCAGCAGTGCATGACAGCAACTGTATCCTCTGGCTAGGCTGTATGGCAATATTGTCTGACAATCCTGGGAAGAAGCCAATCTTTGGCAGCACAACCATTGCTAAAGGGCTCACAAAAGACACAAAAGATAGCCCAAGAGCTATAGTTGTGCCGAAATATCTTGTGCAAACAAAACCTATGCCATTATCTGACTCCATGGGCCAGTTGCTGACATCTTCCATGGACTGTGACCCTTCAGAAGTGTTTCCGGTGACCGCTGTGGTATTCTCTCCCCAGTTCTCGTCCTGTGGCAAGATTTGGACCTCTATGACTTCCTGGCCATCCCTGCCGATCTCTGGGTTTATGTTTACACTGGTTTGAAAAGGCGCCATCGTGTTGTCTGAAGATTCCTTCCTCTGTGACTTGTTGCtcctgaaatattaaaacattaatcatGTTATTGGATTTCCCAATGtgttaaaattacttaaaatattaagttgtCAATAGTATGTTCATTATGTGTTTGGAATGGCATTTGCTTCTCTGATTGTATAAACATCacaagtaagtaaataagatGTTATTTACTTGGTCAAGTGGCAATCAAAACATTTCCACCTGAAATAAACTGTGATGAAATGCTGTATTATTGCAGTGAGTTTATGCAAGACTATGAATTTGTAAAGTATTTTTACTATGAAGTGAAAACAACAATTATCATCAGAATGTTTGAAAACCATTACAAAATACTACTAACTTTTGCTATAACAAATAGAATAtacaatctatttttttttctctcaacACTAAAGAAGACATAcatattccattttcaaaagaTGCTGCTTACAAACAGCCAGTATCTATCTTGTCTAAACAGCTATGGAATAGTTATCATGAGTTAACAAATTTACATACACCTGCTATGCATACTATATGTTTTACAATAATCCTAAAACTACAACAGAATATTAATGAGGAACCCTCCTCTTCTGTGATCCTGGTTCAACAAACCTTTTTGGACCTTGTGAGAGCCCTAGCaagcaataaaactataagTTAACAATAGTGATTTGGTTGAAGACTGTAATTACTAGATCACAATCACACTACAATTATGTAGGGGAATTTCCCAAAGGGAATGTAGTGAATCTATGGAATATTTGTGCAGGAATTTAAGCTGTGACTATGTAGGTTTCAGTCATGGATTCCGGAGAAGGTTTTAAGCAAGAAGGTCTGTCTTACCGAGTGCTGCGATGCGTGTGCTGCCGGTGCCTCGAGCTTCTGCGCGACCGGCCGCTCAGCTCAGACCTCACAGACTCCGTTTCCATTGTACCGCCACCACTCCTCGACCCTATCCATCAGCACAGCACCAGAAACACCTGCACCAACACACAAAAATGTAATCACCAAAATCACGAGCAATTAAAACGCTTCACGGACTATGAACACGATGGAAAACATGTTATCACACACAAAACCTGTCACTAAAGAACATTGACACAACCCTAAATTCAGTATAATCGATTTCAAGTAacgtttcattaaaaatacctttGCATTATCGAAAAAAACGGGAAAATTCTTATAAGAGCGTCTTTCACGAATGTCGATCAAACGGATTCATTCATTTTGTACTAACCGAATTTTGGCTAGGCTCCACAGCGTAGTAATCAAATGACGGAAGTCTCATTTTGTCTCGTTATAAGTTATGTCTATCTATCCCACTCTTGCAATTTGAAGGAGCTCTCTTCATTTGGTAGGAtaacattttacttattttagcTTTCGTTCGGAAACTACCAACGCAGTTGAATAAGTcaacttgaatatttttgtatattagcCCGATATTCATTTCTTTTACTTTTCTATGTAAATAGTTGTATCactcaaataattaaattctgGCTTTAGCCGAGCAGTACTATAACTTAAGAATGAGCTTCAGTTGTGTGTTGTGTTGGATTAAATTGGcgctgatttcaaaaatatagagCAAGTGATTACGCGAAAAGATAATGATAAGATAACACACCCATTTCATACAGATAACAAAGTGACTAGGTACGAGTATTTTTTAACATGAAGTGATTGTTTTTGTGGTGAAAGTCATGGAGGAGCAAATTCGGACCCCTAATCGCGTGGAGCGAGGAGAGAGCAGGGTGGAAGATCTTCATTTGGACAGAGTTGTGGCTTCACAGCCGGAGATTGGACCTACACCACCAGACGGCGGCTACGGATGGCTGATTGTTGTGTCAGCAGTGATATACCACATCACTGTACCCGCGTTGTCGTCGATGTATGGACTGATAGTGTTGAAGGCAATTCGCGAGGAAGACCATGAGTCGGACGAGTTGATGCAGATATGGGACGTGGACATAACTTTGGTGCCTGTAATAGCTGTGGTGATAAGGCTCTTGCTGGAATCATGGTGCAGGGCCGTGGTGAAACTGTGCCACATGCCAAGGTTCATGGCCCTCTCGGGACTGTGCCTGACAGTGTCCGGAGTTTTGCTGTCCAGCTACGCGACAGAGGCCAACAGTAACGACCACATCATAAACATATTTGCGGGgatatttataggtaagtaaatacTCTCGCTTTGTTCTCAAGGTCTCTCGATCATCAATACAATcaatagaataataaaaacgtcTTTAAACGGTTTAGTGCATACTTAAGAGACGTAATAATGTGGTTAGTAATGAATAGAaggtaaagtacctacctacttgagGTATTGTACCATTTGTACATATAGGTAGTTCGCAGAAACATAGACTCAATACAATCTTATCAATCTAGAATAAGGTAAATTCATTGAAAATTGTTAAGACAAGTACATTAGGTACGTTAATCCTAAGCCATCGATCTTTATTAGTCATCGCATGAAGAATGACACACTATTCATTTATGGGACTTACAAAGTTGCTAAGTTTCACTCTGAGAAATGCACTTCACCTGCAATATTCTGGAATCAAAATATTACATGTCAGTTTATCGTAATCGATATAATCATTAGGCACAATCAAACCGCGAAATATCGATTAATTTAATGTGTTTTGTTATTACAATGAGTTTACGTTACCATATTGACTTAACTTTTAGGGAAACAaaggtttttatgaaaatgaggATGTCAAAAATGTTTGCACAGTTGGGTTTGAATTATGGCATAATTTACGCTGTTGTCATCAACAGTGGTAATCTTGGAGATGGTGACCCGAATACATAGCTTAAGTATTTGGGACATATAGAATGAGTAGCTTGTATAAGTTGACCTGTCGTCCTATCGTATCGTAAACAAAGGAATACGCAGTTAAGTTATCTGCTGTCTACTGTCATATCATCACGGGAGCTACCTCATGCCTGTACCTCTTGTATCTACCTATGTATCTCTAGGTACTTAGTGCTCCGTGGACCGTGGTTACACTTGTATCACTTGTATGCGCGATTCCTGACCATTCGATTCCCGGGGCGGACAACCTATTACGTTGAGTAGGGACCTATTCTCAAAcaggaatattatttttcacgTAGATGTCCACTGTATTCTAAATCCCAAACAACAAATTTCACGGCAATTAACATAGCCAAATAAACTATGTAGTCACGTTACGGAGATGCTAAAATTATCTATTAGAATAGGTACAACTGTTACGAGCATTTTACAATGTCACTCGCTCTGTTTAATTGTTTctcttatttacataaacgaCGGAAACACCTTGATATAAAGTATTGGCACTGTTTGACTGTTTAAATACGTGCATAGATACAATATACTAACACAGGTTATTTGCTGATAGATATGGCCTATCTTTTGACTTCAAAACTTTCTAAAACTCCACGCAATTTTAAATATAGGCGAAGTAACTATGTGATATAGGTAAGGTACATAAAAGTCTATATCTACGTAGGTAGAACCTAGAAAGTTAACACAGTGAAGTAGACGTAGATACTGAAATAAGAACGATAATTTTAACTAACTCAATTGAAATGCACTTATTAAGGTATCGACCTTCTTTTTTATCAtgtttcaattaattgaattacaACGTTGCTGAAAAGTTATCTACAAAAGTTTTCGATCGGCTATAAGGAGAGTTACATTTAAATGTCATCATTAGTGAATTTCCTGCTACCTCTCATACTCCATATTTACAAAAGTTGTATCTTATTTCAGGTCTAGGATGCGCTTTAACAGGCCAGCAAACCGAAGTGATCATAACGCACTACTTCAGAGAGAAGCTGACGATGGCCCAGAGAATCGTGCGCATGGCACCCTCAGTGGGGAACTGCCTCGTTCCCATCATTGTTGGCTACCTCTGCA encodes the following:
- the LOC135117110 gene encoding vang-like protein 1, which translates into the protein METESVRSELSGRSRRSSRHRQHTHRSTRSNKSQRKESSDNTMAPFQTSVNINPEIGRDGQEVIEVQILPQDENWGENTTAVTGNTSEGSQSMEDVSNWPMESDNGIGFVCTRYFGTTIALGLSFVSFVSPLAMVVLPKIGFFPGLSDNIAIQPSQRIQLLSCTAECKGILLSLAFKLVLLAIGVWAVFLRPRNAILPRIFVFRAMTLVILAVCIFSYWLFYIVQITEATKALALGEEAMDYNALVSYVSSFADTLLFIHYIAVILMEIRHLEPVYYIKIVRSPDGESRSYAIGQLSIQRAAVWVLQKYYTEFPIYNPYLEKIPISKSQRKAQSSIKFYEVDGSTNATPGQARSASGSVGGSGRRRDSGSAHNERYYEEAERERRVRKRRARLLCAAEDAFAHVRRVRVSTNGGALGPREAAQAVFPSLARALQKYLRATRQQPRHSADSVLAHLARCLSQDASPRAFLEPFLVEGPVLSADQETRPIQRWSLISDELLARPLADNIEFQLRQGDISLICTIKQLPKFSLTEEVVDPKSNRFVLRLNSETSV